A stretch of Toxoplasma gondii ME49 chromosome V, whole genome shotgun sequence DNA encodes these proteins:
- a CDS encoding hypothetical protein (encoded by transcript TGME49_213748), which produces MALPETPSRATLFLKVHPVANAATNDGRSICVVASVSSEMKSRIRIDLSLPQLLSLYRQIRRNGEARLEMALTASHCFRVPLPSVTVRFPRVFARGIAAFNRLSPAPATFRSSNVAKLSGGCGERTLASSWPIQVFLGFRVGLHGSREETDHEPREVNGHIRENRAPAEEKIPRTNVFYDVCPLWRSLSSCLFGLSVFSNIFEVLDFALSVIRPASSCLRSPSRP; this is translated from the coding sequence ATGGCCCTGCCTGAGACACCGTCTCGTGCTACGCTTTTCCTAAAGGTACATCCCGTGGCAAACGCAGCGACGAACGACGGAAGGAGCATTTGCGTGGTAGCCAGTGTGTCATCGGAGATGAAGTCTAGAATACGTATTGATCTCTCGCTACCGCAGCTATTGTCGTTATACAGGCAGATTCGGCGAAATGGAGAAGCTAGGCTCGAGATGGCTCTGACAGCATCTCACTGTTTTCGTGTGCCTTTGCCTTCAGTCACAGTTCGCTTTCCCCGTGTCTTTGCGCGGGGCATCGCAGCGTTCAATCGACTTTCGCCGGCGCCCGCAACCTTTCGTTCATCGAACGTGGCGAAGCTTTCGGGCGGCTGCGGCGAAAGAACTCTCGCCTCTTCATGGCCCATTCAAGTTTTTCTCGGTTTTCGCGTCGGTCTTCACGGAAGTCGAGAGGAAACCGATCACGAGCCCCGGGAGGTCAACGGTCACATCCGCGAAAATCGAGCACccgcggaagagaaaatTCCAAGGACAAATGTATTCTACGACGTTTGCCCGTTGTGGAGgagcctctcttcttgtttgTTCGGactttccgttttctccaaCATTTTTGAAGTTCTCGATTTCGCCCTTTCAGTCATTCGTCCAGCCTCaagctgtctccgttccccGTCTCGGCCGTGA
- a CDS encoding herpesviridae ul52/ul70 dna primase (encoded by transcript TGME49_213752), producing the protein MDNEARAPPATAEVASSPAPIPSSLFYGVGTPQLSSRPRLPEYTESSQGQAHPRRSLPGRKGDYPLTADGFWERVAQALQSRTAKCQPVFPEPDARGSGQCDRPQASPATTDEQELQLEAPGENCSFRGNSDGADGPTACPRQTQTPKASLRTAANGDGNDVQRAVGNSADLVCPKRGGRSGDAATDFPAFPRYPVQVFRKQDAALAVLRGLPQNLRNLFGLFAQEIAEKGVRRYLVASYRDFVGGYLKMVRSQTQNRHLYEVLMEGQPCWLYFDVEFSKALNPEINGEDAVALLKTLLVKFLRERFAFPLRNSDIVDLDSSTQDKLSRHLIVKAVRDREADIGNRSTSHETCALWLVRGEDRRSEGRGREEQEGWDKDDEETEEKTADETGDEDGGETHERRGQAGDARTERRTYVFSANVGVEGRRSRRPQETACRQESQQTGGEMHGEQCRDTDHDALSLAVRSHHSRDVSTIHRPSLAACGAALSCPPPPCSVFFSPCSSSCSSSSTSSSSSSPCSSSSAFSSSSSSSSPSSSSSSFFSCALPACVSRSSSPSSSSFSSSSSPTSSCSLASPSSSSSSSASALSFLSTSASFSPPFSSSSACSPPSSRVDGDRLSDGSQADREPDVVEDGETDLPRTHASAAKLGENAKLPHGERGKSLPTKTGNPRGDTPSAIGASTRSSESWASTEEAEADFSSASDDRRSPSPSHTVPNHASPPSRVPGVNAPPPSTAFQDARQVGRFVDLFITFLMEELEQARVRAEREEVQNREEGEPAQGRNGDRERTNEEHASNSHSEDEVERKPRTEGKSLLPRNTELPRSPVDGQAGKEAEQSREAKIGTPRDEEEGHSSVSTAKSGDEKRDATRTFDQFERTPETPLRDENMTTRVAMEMTDQKEAGREKPLTYRSLLQLFPRVSPDDERSSIIDVSVYSRNRCFRLLHSSKFQKHAFLEVSPANEFPLSSDERVALLRSLVSLVPPAMPLFHHREEARCTYTGDGCRDASPVGPGFTGEACEDPFDSSLYPLPGSLIDPSPFINMKERRHSDVSSTFSNTCVSISGIGAERLASSATPLALNSNLRILRRGGESSNGAIEKAKAERRPSYISELIRFAVQVWDGKLEAYRLWMRGEGCRKAADAVGFLSQGENCQAGGFHGSRSSHDSARSSELERPCRSRPVCLYGKCFAGEREFPTQAATSSLGLPRKLRRLSEMRSDGDGKCGWELSGRDVADLLREREALVNREQQTEVASCLFFSATQTAVVTLKGNRFCERIGRPHKSNSVSLVLLPEKGCFYQKCYDPDCQGFRSPPVAFPPHLHGLHEAVEDLASVVVLEDKDESEVSDAFLRNWDSSRIEKDDRFGLADTSSLHEEVEGVGIDSGTRQTHRTVSDQETARAPEGGTAHARQTSETRGFLQDGKHALGCTERKDGDLDLDDILAAVPV; encoded by the exons ATGGACAACGAAGCCCGAGCGCCACCCGCTACCGCCGAAGTGGCTTCCTCCCCAGCCCCGATTCCCTCCAGCTTGTTCTACGGCGTAGGTACCCCACAGTTGTCAAGTAGACCCCGCCTGCCCGAATACACAGAAAGCTCACAGGGACAGGCACACCCACGACGCAGCCTGCCTGGCCGAAAAGGGGATTATCCGCTGACTGCCGATGGATTCTGGGAGAGAGTTGCTCAGGCTCTTCAGTCGCGGACTGCCAAGTGCCAGCCTGTGTTTCCAGAACCTGACGCCCGTGGCTCAGGTCAGTGCGATCGCCCCCAAGCGAGTCCCGCAACTACAGATGAACAGGAGCTGCAGCTTGAAGCGCCTGGAGAAAACTGTTCCTTTCGTGGCAATTCCGACGGAGCAGATGGACCGACAGCATGTCCGCGTCAGACACAGACTCCGAAGGCATCTCTCCGTACTGCGGCAAACGGCGACGGCAATGACGTCCAGCGCGCCGTCGGAAACTCGGCGGACTTGGTCTGCCCGAAGCGCGGTGGCCGTTCGGGGGATGCAGCCACGGACTTTCCTGCTTTTCCGCGGTATCCTGTGCAGGTTTTCCGGAAGCAAGATGCCGCCCTCGCAGTGCTGCGTGGCTTGCCACAAAACTTGAGAAACTTGTTCGGCCTGTTTGCGCAGGAAATTGCTGAGAAGGGTGTCCGCCGGTACCTCGTCGCTTCCTACAGAGACTTCGTTGGAGGCTATCTAAAGATGGTTCGGTCCCAGACACAGAATCGGCATCTGTACGAAGTGCTCATGGAGGGCCAACCTTGCTGGCTGTACTTCGACGTGGAGTTTTCCAAAGCGTTGAATCCGGAGATCAATGGCGAGGACGCGGTTGCTCTCCTAAAGACCTTGCTAGTGAAGTTCCTCAGGGAACGGTTCGCTTTTCCCCTCCGAAACAGCGACATCGTCGACCTCGATTCGTCCACCCAGGACAAGCTGTCTAGACATTTGATTGTCAAAGCCGTCCGCGACCGAGAAGCCGACATCGGGAACCGTTCGACGAGCCACGAAACCTGCGCTCTGTGGCTCGTGAGGGGGGAGGACAGGCGGAGCGAGGGACGGGGACGGGAGGAGCAGGAAGGGTGGGACAAGGATGACGAagagactgaagagaaaacagcggACGAGACAGGTGACGAAgatggaggagaaacgcatgaGCGAAGGGGACAAGCGGGCGACGCGCGGACGGAACGGAGAACATATGTGTTCAGCGCAAACGTCGGGGTGGAGGGTCGGAGGAGCAGGCGTCCGCAAGAAACTGCCTGTCGACAGGAGTCACAGCAGACTGGTGGGGAAATGCATGGAGAACAGTGTAGAGACACAGACCATgacgctctctctcttgctgtcAGATCTCATCACTCACGTGACGTCTCTACCATCCACAGGCCGTCATTGGCTGCCTGTGGCGCTGCACTTTCATGTCCTCCTCCACCGTGTTCCGtattcttctctccttgctcttcgtcttgctcttcttcttctacctcgtcctcttcgtcctcaccttgctcttcgtcttcggctttttcttcatcttcttcctcctcgtcaccctcttcgtcctcttcttcgttcttctcctgtgcTTTGCCGGCGtgcgtctctcgttcttcctcaccttcatcgtcctctttctcatcttcctcctccccaacctcttcctgctcattggcctctccttcttcctcctcatcttcctcggcgtctgctctttcttttttatccacctctgcctctttttctccccctttttcgtcttcttccgcatgttctcctccgtcttcgcgTGTTGACGGCGATCGTCTTTCCGACGGAAGtcaagcagacagagaaccTGACGTGGTTGAAGATGGGGAGACGGATCTCCCgcgaacgcatgcgtctgcagCGAAACTGGGAGAGAATGCCAAGCTGCCACACGGCGAGAGGGGGAAGTCACTCCcgacgaagacaggaaatccgcgaggagacactccgTCTGCCATCGGCGCTTCCACGCGATCGTCGGAAAGCTGGGCGTCTACCGAGGAAGCCGAAGCTGATTTTTCCTCAGCTTCCGACGACCGTCGAagtccttctccttcacaCACGGTGCCTAACCACGCGTCACCTCCTTCCAGAGTTCCAGGTGTCAATGCACCGCCCCCGTCTACCGCGTTCCAGGACGCGCGCCAGGTGGGTCGCTTCGTGGATCTTTTCATCACGTTTTTGATGGAGGAACTGGAGCAGGCGCGAGTGcgagcagagcgagaagaagtgCAGAATcgcgaggagggagagccCGCACAAGGTCGAAATGGAGACCGGGAAAGGACGAACGAAGAACATGCATCGAACTCGCACTCTGAGGATgaggtcgagagaaaaccacGCACCGAGGGCAAATCTCTGCTGCCTAGGAACACAGAACTCCCGAGAAGTCCAGTCGATGGACAAGCTGGCAAAGAGGCAGagcaaagcagagaggcgaagatcGGCACAccgagagacgaggaagaaggacactccagtgtctcgacagcgaagagtggagacgagaagcgagacgcaaCGAGGACCTTCGATCAGTTCGAGAGAACTCCAGAGACGCCACTGCGTGACGAGAACATGACAACTCGTGTCGCGATGGAGATGACTGACCAGAAGGAAGCAGGACGAGAAAAACCTTTGACATATCGATCTCTACTTCAGCTGTTCCCTAGAGTGTCTCCAGACGACGAACGCTCGAGCATCATCGACGTCTCTGTGTATTCGCGGAACCGCTGCTTTCGGCTGCTTCACTCGAGCAAGTTCCAGAAGCATGCATTTCTGGAG GTGAGCCCGGCAAACGAGTTCCCCTTGAGCAGCGATGAACGCGTGGCGCTGCTGCgatctctcgtctctctcgtcccgCCGGCGATGCCGCTCTTCCATCATCGTGAGGAGGCACgatgtacgtacaccggagACGGGTGCCGAGATGCGTCTCCAGTAGGTCCAGGTTTTACGGGGGAGGCCTGCGAGGATCCGTTCGACTCCTCGCTTTATCCTCTCCCCGGTTCGCTTATCGACCCGAGCCCATTCATCAACATGAAGGAGCGGCGACATTCAGATGTTTCCTCCACATTCTCAAACACCTGCGTGTCTATTTCTGGGATCGGCGCCGAGCGTCTCGCGTCCAGCGCAACGCCCCTCGCCTTGAATTCGAATTTGCGGATTCTCCGTCGCGGCGGAGAAAGCAGCAACGGGGCCATCGAGAAGGCCAAGGCCGAGAGACGCCCGTCCTACATCTCTGAACTCATACGCTTCGCTGTGCAGGTGTGGGATGGCAAGCTTGAGGCGTACAGACTCTGGATGCGTGGGGAAGGATGCAGGAaagccgcagacgccgtTGGCTTTCTCTCGCAAGGAGAGAACTGCCAGGCAGGGGGGTTTCACGGTTCCCGTTCTTCACACGACTCCGCTCGCAGCTCTGAGCTGGAGCGGCCGTGTCGCTCGCGGCCGGTCTGTTTGTATGGGAAGTGCTTCGCCGGCGAAAGAGAGTTTCCAACGCAGGCCGCGACCAGCTCTCTGGGCCTGCCCAGAAAGCTGCGGAGGCTCAGCGAAATGcggagcgacggagacgggAAGTGTGGCTGGGAGCTGAGTGGGAGAGACGTCGCGGACTTGcttcgagaaagagaagcactTGTGAACAGAGAGCAGCAGACAGAAGTCGCCTCTTGTCTGTTCTTCAGTGCCACGCAAACGGCTGTCGTCACTCTCAAAGGCAACCGCTTCTGTGAGCGCATAGGCAG GCCTCACAAATCGAACTCTGTTTCGCTGGTTCTTCTCCCAGAAAAAGGCTGTTTTTATCAAAAGTGTTACGATCCAGACTGCCAAGGATTTCGGTCGCCTCCCGTTGCCTTTCCGCCGCACCTTCATGGCTTGCATGAGGCGGTGGAAGACTTGGCGTCTGTCGTCGTCCttgaagacaaagacgaatCTGAAGTCAGTGACGCTTTTCTTCGAAACTGGGATTCGTCTCGCATCGAAAAGGACGACCGTTTTGGACTCGCGGATACCTCTTCTCTAcacgaagaagtcgaaggtGTTGGAATAGACAGCGGAACGCGACAAACACATCGAACTGTGAGCGACCAGGAAACAGCCAGAGCGCCAGAAGGGGGGACAGCACACGCGAGACAAACCAGCGAGACGAGGGGATTCTTACAAGACGGGAAACACGCGTTGGGATGTACGGAACGGAAAGACGGCGATTTAGACTTAGACGACATTTTGGCCGCGGTACCAGTGTGA
- a CDS encoding hypothetical protein (encoded by transcript TGME49_213760) → MWNKDSVRLVAYSVAHTEVKRGESTPGETTNPPERKVHERTPHEQTARNRTASFPWANHHPGFEATVAFVPSTVPGSAEEPTIFPPELYRRRRRLAGESFISRHHGLFESATENQKPTGPPKERRLSSEFHNWSDEDALGHLFMQEGDGLPHELWTAHSYVPGRQLHPSRVNGVAIDRGAREILVTETPQTGWKVQGWEPGDELLENPLLVQDILDALSPGRSVADVPSRLERGSDRHGKPGSHIRTEELQSGDVSGNSGNSDSAPPAASRGPFPSYLQFANATACPPRTESEDVAGASHGLCPEWHGIGQVQQKSDMVSGDRQTTVVYTIRPRSSIQLPLEVSKQEIWHPNTDNMTIALEIMVACLSEGFAQFQLRTSKPKLTMASGLVSVEIDAVHSEPIFMPCEYTQEVQLAARGRSEVKGEIVQNL, encoded by the exons ATGTGGAACAAGGATTCTGTGCGACTCGTT GCGTACTCGGTGGCACACACAGAGGTGAAACGCGGAGAGTCGACGCCAGGTGAAACCACGAACCCACCGGAGCGCAAGGTTCATGAGAGGACTCCACACGAACAGACAGCAAGAAATCGGACAGCATCCTTTCCTTGGGCGAATCACCACCCTGGCTTTGAGGCCACAGTTGCGTTTGTTCCTTCAACTGTTCCTGGCAGTGCCGAGGAACCGACGATTTTCCCTCCAGAACTATACCGTCGGCGGCGGCGTTTGGCCGGCGAGTCTTTCATTTCAAGACATCACGGCCTTTTTGAATCCGCCACGGAAAACCAGAAGCCAACAGGTCCTCCGAAAGAACGTCGCCTGTCTTCAGAGTTCCACAACtggagcgacgaagacgcatTAGGCCATTTGTTCATGCAGGAAGGCGATGGCCTGCCCCATGAACTCTGGACAGCACATTCCTATGTCCCAGGTAGGCAACTCCACCCTTCCAGAGTGAACGGCGTGGCCATCGACCGCGGCGCGCGAGAAATTCTGGTGACGGAAACTCCCCAGACAGGCTGGAAAGTCCAGGGTTGGGAACCCGGCGACGAACTTTTAGAGAACCCGCTGCTCGTTCAGGATATTCTCGACGCTCTGAGCCCGGGGAGAAGCGTTGCCGATGTGCCCAGTCGATTGGAGCGGGGCAGTGACCGCCACGGAAAGCCTGGGAGTCACATAAGGACCGAGGAATTACAATCTGGTGACGTCAGTGGAAACTCTGGAAATTCAGATTCAGCACCACCCGCTGCCTCTCGTGGTCCTTTTCCTAGTTACCTCCAGTTTGCCAATGCCACTGCATGTCCTCCAAGGACAGAGTCGGAAGACGTTGCCGGAGCGAGCCACGGGTTGTGCCCAGAGTGGCACGGAATCGGACAGGTTCAACAAAAAAGCGACATGGTttcaggagacaggcagacaaCGGTGGTTTACACGATTCGCCCCCGCAGCAGCATTCAACTTCCTCTGGAGGTTTCAAAGCAGGAGATTTGGCACCCGAACACGGACAACATGACGATCGCCCTAGAAATTATGGTCGCCTGCCTCAGTGAAGGATTTGCCCAGTTTCAGCTTCGAACCTCGAAGCCTAAACTAACAATGGCAAGCGGGCTTGTTTCCGTTGAAATCGACGCGGTGCACTCTGAGCCTATATTTATGCCTTGTGAGTACACGCAGGAAGTTCAGTTGGCAGCGAGAGGCCGTTCTGAGGTCAAAGGGGAGATTGTGCAGAATTTATAA
- a CDS encoding Superkiller viralicidic activity 2 family 2, putative (encoded by transcript TGME49_213770), giving the protein MADAVDDLFAVFGGGDSSSSLGSSVESPNIAVGPGGESASACRETDSEIENACCQVERKRVRAAPQEANGAQTTSAPANVASPDEGASAVAPERKRRRREARRDNTEDAEDAEEGRDEEGKKTALVVKLLASDKNCLHELVRPADCETAFHYFPFETTLPEYRQQADAPTLDKEDGRRGEASTEATDAGDAQAADGEEEQQARREGSAGEASAAATEREKKEGRKEPARQYKFRLDAFQQRSVLCLEAGESVLVAAHTSAGKTVVAEYAIAMSIRDKQRVVYTSPIKALSNQKYRDLSESFGAENVGLMTGDVTLHPNASIMVMTTEILRSMLYRGSHLVNELKWLIFDEIHYMRDRERGVVWEESIVLVPSTMRFVFLSATIPNAREFAEWVATIKHQPCHVLYTDYRPTPLQHYMFPAGGEGVYLVMDEKKVFREDNFHTAVATLHKTVEEQAMETKQRRGRGRNRSSIEKLILMCHTRQYTPVIIFCFSKRECEANATALLGSGSRNAGGNVDLTTEEEKQLIEEIFNNALETLEEEDRHLPQVKSILPLLKRGIGIHHGGLLPFVKEMIEILFQESLLRVLFSTETFSMGVNMPAKTVIFTAIRKYDGQEYRIVNSGEYIQMAGRAGRRGLDDRGIVIIMFDEQVDPEEAKQLFMGQGAPLISTFHLGFNMLLNLFRIEDANPAFMISRSFAHFQRNRKALHLEKEKEELEEEVKKVKDIHALADVDEADRPSFDVEAAVREYYELKHDLSGLGKELRDLAMQEKYILRYLQAGRIVRLVDESGTDWGWATCLSKISKRCVPSTNAVRDGPTEQLVVDCLVACTPESIRETHGQGATGAVAASEKPQPAKSVNGGVEKKDYVLAVVSFTISCIRSISKCRMTLPVGVDVRSEDARRSLHFQLKKVEKRFEPEGGIPLLDPIQEMKIPEPRLPELVAAIAEKEKRLTQNPLYEHPLCGTYYDAHHRRVQLQTKLRILRESLDSQKQLVMKDTLRAMRRVLRQLDFLDANDVVTVKGRVACEITTADELVAAELLFQNVFETMEVEAICALLSCLVFQEKHDEPEPKEEVLLTCLEKVKEVAKNIAAVCVESRYIDPVGSSATKPSENSASPCTQTVDDYVNKFQHAIMSLTYRWAKGEKFADVLSGTSIYEGTVIRCLRRLEELMRQMACASKSIGNPDLEKKFLEGIKKIRRGIVFSSSLYL; this is encoded by the exons ATGGCGGACGCAGTGGACGACTTGTTCGCCGTCTTCGGCGGCGgagactcttcttcgtctctcggtTCTTCTGTGGAGTCTCCGAATATTGCAGTTGGCCCGGGGGGCGAGTCTGCCTCTGCATGTCGGGAGACCGACTCCGAGATTGAAAACGCATGCTGTcaggtggagaggaagcgagttCGCGCTGCGCCGCAAGAAGCGAATGGAGCGCAGACAACGTCTGCTCCCGCGAACGTCGCCTCTCCAGACGAAGGCGCCTCCGCCGTCGCACCCGAGCGCAagcgcagacggagagaagcgagaagagacaacacCGAGGACGCGGAGGACGCGGAGgagggcagagacgaagaaggaaagaagacggcCTTGGTGGTGAAGTTGCTCGCTTCCGACAAGAACTGTCTCCACGAGCTGGTTCGGCCTGCAGACTGCGAGACCGCGTTCCACTACTTCCCCTTCGAAACGACGTTGCCGGAGTATCGACAGCAAGCAGACGCTCCAACACTCGACAAGGAAGACGGGAGACGCGGCGAGGCCTCGACGGAGGCTAccgacgcaggcgacgctCAGGCCGCGGACGGGGAGGAGGAGCAACAAGCGCGGCGCGAAGGATCCGCAGGAGAGGCCAGCGCCGCGGCGAcggaacgcgagaagaaagaaggcagaaaagagccTGCGCGACAATACAAATTCCGGCTAGACGCCTTCCAGCAAAGGAGCGTTCTCTGCCtggaagcgggagaaagcgTCTTGGTCGCGGCTCACACCTCCGCTGGCAAAACTGTCGTGGCTGAGTATGCGATTGCGATGAGCATTCGCGACAAGCAACGCGTCGTCTACACAAGCCCCATCAAA GCGTTGTCCAACCAGAAGTACCGGGACTTGTCCGAGAGCTTCGGCGCCGAAAACGTCGGCCTGATGACGGGTGACGTGACGCTGCATCCGAACGCCTCGATCATGGTGATGACGACGGAGATTCTGCGCTCAATGCTGTACCGCGGCTCGCACCTGGTCAACGAACTGAAATGGCTGATCTTCGACGAGATCCACTACATGCGGGACCGGGAGAGAGGCGTCGTCTGGGAGGAGAGCATTGTCCTCGTTCCCTCGACCAtgcgcttcgtcttcctctctgcaacGATTccgaacgcgagagagttCGCAGAATGGGTCGCCACCATCAAACACCAGCCTTGCCATGTCCTCTACACCGACTACCGGCCGACGCCTCTGCAGCATTACATGTTCCCCGCGGGTGGCGAGGGGGTCTACCTCGTCatggacgagaagaaagtctTCCGCGAAGACAACTTCCACACAGCTGTCGCGACGCTGCACAAAACGGTCGAGGAACAAGCTATGGAGACCAAACAG CGACGCGGGCGAGGCCGCAACCGCTCGAGCATCGAGAAGTTGATTCTGATGTGTCACACGCGCCAGTACACTCCCGTGATtattttctgcttctccaagAGAGAGTGTGAAGCAAACGCGACGGCGCTGCTGGGCAGCGGAAGTCGAAACGCTGGAGGCAACGTTGACCTTACgactgaggaagaaaaacagttgATCGAAGAAATCTTCAACAACGCTCTTGAGACgctcgaagaggaagaccgcCACCTCCCGCAA GTAAAGTCGATTTTACCTCTGCTGAAACGCGGCATCGGAATTCACCACGGCGGACTCCTGCCGTTCGTCAAAGAAATGATAGAAATTCTCTTCCAG gagtctctgcttcgcgtaCTCTTCAGCACAGAAACGTTCAGCATGGGAGTGAACATGCCTGCGAAAACAGTTATTTTCACTGCCATTCGAAAATACGACGGTCAAGAATATCGGATTGTCAACTCTGGAGAGTACATTCAAATGGCGGGTCGCGCAGGTCGTCGCGGCCTTGACGACCGAG GAATCGTGATCATCATGTTCGACGAGCAAGTGGATCctgaggaggcgaagcagcttTTCATGGGCCAGGGCGCCCCACTCATCTCCACCTTCCACCTCGGCTTCAACATGCTTTTAAATCTCTTCCGCATCGAGGACGCGAATCCGGCCTTCATGATTTCTCGGTCGTTTGCGCAT TttcagagaaacaggaaggcTCTGCAtttggagaaggagaaggaagaacttGAGGAGGAGGTGAAGAAAGTAAAGGACATCCACGCGCTTGCGGACGTAGACGAAGCCGACAGACCTTCCTTCGATGTCGAGGCG GCTGTACGGGAGTACTACGAGTTGAAGCACGACCTCTCGGGATTGGGGAAGGAGCTCCGAGATCTGGCCATGCAAGAAAAATATATTTTGCGCTACCTGCAAGCGGGCCGCATCGTTCGCCTTGTAGACGAGAGCGGCACCGACTGGGGATGGGCAACGTGTCTGAGCAAA ATTTCGAAGCGCTGTGTGCCTTCGACGAACGCAGTGAGGGATGGACCCACGGAGCAGCTCGTGGTAGACTGTCTGGTTGCTTGCACACCAGAGAGCATCCGAGAGACCCATGGACAAGGCGCGACGGGCGCCGTCGCGGCCTCTGAGAAGCCGCAGCCTGCAAAAAGCGTCAACGGAggcgtcgagaagaaagactaCGTCCTCgcg gTTGTTTCTTTCACGATTTCATGCATTCGCAGCATTAGCAAGTGCCGGATGACCCTCCCTGTGGGTGTCGACGTTCGCTCCGAAGACGcgcgtcgttctcttcaTTTCCAGCTCAAGAAGGTCGAGAAGAGATTCGAG CCGGAAGGAGGCATTCCACTTCTGGATCCGATCCAAGAAATGAAAATTCCGGAGCCGCGTCTCCCA GAATTAGTGGCTGCGAttgcggagaaggagaagcggtTAACGCAGAATCCTCTCTACGAACACCCACTATGTGGGACATACTACGACGCTCACCACCGGCGCGTCCAGTTGCAGACGAAACTTCGAATTCTTCGAGAGTCTCTGGACAGCCAAAAACAACTTGTTATGAAG GACACCTTGAGAGCGATGCGACGCGTGCTGCGGCAACTGGACTTCCTCGACGCCAACGACGTGGTGACTGTGAAGGGTCGAGTTGCATGCGAAATCACCACTGCCGACGAGTTGGTGGCTGCCGAATTGCTTTTCCAAAACGTCTTCGAAACGATGGAAGTCGAGGCGATCTGCGCACTTCTAAGTTGCCTCGTTTTCCAAGAAAAACACGACGAACCAGAACCCAAAGAAGAGGTCCTTCTCACTT GTTTGGAGAAGGTGAAGGAAGTGGCAAAGAACATTGCGGCGGTGTGCGTGGAAAGTCGATACATTGACCCCGTAGGGTCTTCGGCGACGAAGCCGTCGGAGAATTCCGCCTCTCCGTGCACGCAGACAGTGGACGATTACGTGAATAAATTCCAGCATGCAATTATGTCGCTTACGTACCGGTGGGCAAAAGGCGAGAAATTCGCCGATGTCCTCAGCGGCACCTCGATCTACGAAGGAACCGTCATTCGCTGTCTTCGTAGACTGGAAGAACTCATGCGGCAAATGGCCTGTGCCTCCAAGTCGATTGGAAACCCCGACCTTGAAAAAAAGTTTTTGGAGGGAATCAAGAAGATCCGTCGCGGGATTGTCTTTTCATCCTCCCTCTATTTGTAG